One Aquarana catesbeiana isolate 2022-GZ linkage group LG06, ASM4218655v1, whole genome shotgun sequence genomic region harbors:
- the LOC141148415 gene encoding uncharacterized protein isoform X1, with amino-acid sequence MGPQPHLSCLACAAVFGAFHLPFLGFYDCRAAVIKKLKKRLRGEHITGKPVELREWEVKLKDGLGLLAEVVPGVSSRGPHQRAGDRETSSVERSTPSPSHRHSESPIRIPDSPEASTGRKQQTITPQESPNRIPPASSGRKQWPNTPQDQQDQPEGRAQCSPHSPVLILEGIELQNEPELRPAMSQTPAFSPWPEEEVRGQSSGMLLPPCTAAPSVHVLQSPPPVRVPTAPGLTAQIERLLSEVRRLTTENRRQSRDMRRLTRTIHLIGRQQMDHFELLLSRVNQQHNQAMEHLRLSLMEAISRHNAPLPGSSSVSTESSREPSPSEN; translated from the exons ATTCTATGATTGTCGGGCGGCAGTCATCAAAAAGCTGAAGAAGCGTCTACGGGGAGAGCATATTACGGGAAAGCCTGTTGAGTTACGTGAGTGGGAGGTAAAGCTGAAAGATGGCCTTGGCCTTCTGGCAGAGGTTGTCCCTGGAGTCAGCAGCAGGGGTCCACATCAAAGAGCTGGTG ATCGAGAAACATCATCTGTAGAGCGATCAACTCCAAGTCCATCCCATCGACATTCTG AAAGCCCGATCCGTATCCCGGACTCTCCAGAAGCATCAACTGGCAGGAAGCAGCAGACCATTACGCCTCAGG AAAGCCCCAACCGTATCCCTCCAGCGTCATCTGGCAGAAAACAGTGGCCCAATACTCCTCAGG ATCAACAAGACCAGCCAGAGGGGAGAGCGCAGTGCAGCCCGCACTCGCCTGTCCTTATTTTGGAGGGTATAGAGCTGCAGAATGAGCCAGAATTGAGACCTGCTATGTCACAGACTCCTGCCTTCTCCCCATGGCCAGAGGAGGAGGTCAGGGGCCAAAGTTCAggcatgctgctgccaccatgtACTGCTGCTCCCAGTGTGCATGTACTGCAGTCGCCACCTCCTGTCCGGGTGCCAACTGCACCGGGCTTAACTGCACAAATTGAGAGGCTCCTTAGTGAAGTGAGGAGATTGACAACTGAAAATAGAAGGCAGTCACGGGACATGAGAAGGCTTACCCGGACCATACATCTCATAGGCAGACAGCAAATGGACCATTTTGAATTGTTGTTGAGCCGGGTAAACCAACAGCACAACCAGGCAATGGAGCATTTGAGACTCTCATTGATGGAAGCAATTTCCAGGCACAATGCTCCATTGCCTGGGAGCTCGTCTGTTAGTACAGAAAGCAGCAGAGAACCCTCTCCTTCTGAAAACTGA
- the LOC141148415 gene encoding uncharacterized protein isoform X2, with amino-acid sequence MFSILQRQTALFYDCRAAVIKKLKKRLRGEHITGKPVELREWEVKLKDGLGLLAEVVPGVSSRGPHQRAGDRETSSVERSTPSPSHRHSESPIRIPDSPEASTGRKQQTITPQESPNRIPPASSGRKQWPNTPQDQQDQPEGRAQCSPHSPVLILEGIELQNEPELRPAMSQTPAFSPWPEEEVRGQSSGMLLPPCTAAPSVHVLQSPPPVRVPTAPGLTAQIERLLSEVRRLTTENRRQSRDMRRLTRTIHLIGRQQMDHFELLLSRVNQQHNQAMEHLRLSLMEAISRHNAPLPGSSSVSTESSREPSPSEN; translated from the exons ATGTTTTCTATCCTGCAAAGGCAAACAGCACT ATTCTATGATTGTCGGGCGGCAGTCATCAAAAAGCTGAAGAAGCGTCTACGGGGAGAGCATATTACGGGAAAGCCTGTTGAGTTACGTGAGTGGGAGGTAAAGCTGAAAGATGGCCTTGGCCTTCTGGCAGAGGTTGTCCCTGGAGTCAGCAGCAGGGGTCCACATCAAAGAGCTGGTG ATCGAGAAACATCATCTGTAGAGCGATCAACTCCAAGTCCATCCCATCGACATTCTG AAAGCCCGATCCGTATCCCGGACTCTCCAGAAGCATCAACTGGCAGGAAGCAGCAGACCATTACGCCTCAGG AAAGCCCCAACCGTATCCCTCCAGCGTCATCTGGCAGAAAACAGTGGCCCAATACTCCTCAGG ATCAACAAGACCAGCCAGAGGGGAGAGCGCAGTGCAGCCCGCACTCGCCTGTCCTTATTTTGGAGGGTATAGAGCTGCAGAATGAGCCAGAATTGAGACCTGCTATGTCACAGACTCCTGCCTTCTCCCCATGGCCAGAGGAGGAGGTCAGGGGCCAAAGTTCAggcatgctgctgccaccatgtACTGCTGCTCCCAGTGTGCATGTACTGCAGTCGCCACCTCCTGTCCGGGTGCCAACTGCACCGGGCTTAACTGCACAAATTGAGAGGCTCCTTAGTGAAGTGAGGAGATTGACAACTGAAAATAGAAGGCAGTCACGGGACATGAGAAGGCTTACCCGGACCATACATCTCATAGGCAGACAGCAAATGGACCATTTTGAATTGTTGTTGAGCCGGGTAAACCAACAGCACAACCAGGCAATGGAGCATTTGAGACTCTCATTGATGGAAGCAATTTCCAGGCACAATGCTCCATTGCCTGGGAGCTCGTCTGTTAGTACAGAAAGCAGCAGAGAACCCTCTCCTTCTGAAAACTGA